The Alcaligenes faecalis sequence TGGCTAGGAAGCGGCAAGGTGCTGGGCACATAGAACAGTGCCTGATTGGGATAGTCGAACGGTGACGCCCAGGCTTGCGTGCGGGCATCGAACAAGCCCAGTTGCCGCTTGAAGTGATTGAAGTCCCCGTGCACCGACAAAGTGGCCGAGGTCAGCACCCAGGACTGCTCCTTGCCTCGGTAGCGCGAGAAAATCTTGGCTACTGACAAAGGCGCACTGTGCAGGCGCAAATAATGCTGACCGCTTTCTACCCAACGCACGAACTCGTCAGGCTGATCTTCGTCTTTTTCGCTTTCTGGCAGATAAGCGTGACGGCCCTGGCGATCTGGCTGACTCCACTGGAACAAGCGCGCACGTATTTCCAATGCGCTCTTATGTGCCGCCGCCAGATCAGGATGGCGTTCAGCCACCATGGCCAGCATCTTGATGACCTTGTCGAAGGTCTCCAGCACATTCTCCAGCGCCTCATCAAAAAGCTCGGGTTCGGGCAAGGCCTGAAAAGTAGCACGGCCACCTTGGGCCGCCAGCGAAGCAGTACGCAGATGCAAATCCCGCGCCGATTGTTCCAGCTTGCGGGCAACCTGACTCCAGTCCACGGTCTCACGGGCCTGGGCCAAACCCGCCGCTTCTATCTGCCGACACAAATCCGTCAATTGATACAAGGACACGCTGCTACCCAGAAAACGGGTAGCCACATCGGGCAGTTGGTGCGCTTCGTCAAATACCACCAGATCCACGCTGGGCAGCAAATCCGTCACGCCTTCTTCACGCAAGGCCAGGTCGGCCATGAACAGGGCATGGTTCACCACCACCACATCGGCATCCTGGGCATGACGGCGGGCTTTCATCACAAAGCAGTCGCGCACAAAGGGACAGTCCTGTCCCAGGCAGTTATCCCGTGTGGAAGTGACTCGATGCCAAATATCCGCGTCCTCCGGGACCTCGGCCAGTTCACCCTTGTCACCGCTACGGCTACGCTCCGTAAAAAGCTGGATGGCACGCAGATACGCAATTTCCGCACGGGACTTCAGGGCACGGTCGTCCTGACCCAATCGTTCCAGATGGTAATGACAGACATAGTTACTGCGCCCCTTGAGCAAGGCCACATCCACCGGCAAGGCCAGCGCCTTGCGCAGATGAGGAATATCACGACGGAACAATTGATCCTGCAAGGTGCGCGTTCCAGTCGAGACCAAGGCTTTGCCACCTTGCATGAACACGGGCACCAGATAGGCCCAGGTCTTGCCCGTTCCGGTACCAGCCT is a genomic window containing:
- a CDS encoding ATP-dependent DNA helicase, translated to MLLQDYSDIFSPQGPLAESVSHYRPRQAQLELAQAISETVAESGVLIAEAGTGTGKTWAYLVPVFMQGGKALVSTGTRTLQDQLFRRDIPHLRKALALPVDVALLKGRSNYVCHYHLERLGQDDRALKSRAEIAYLRAIQLFTERSRSGDKGELAEVPEDADIWHRVTSTRDNCLGQDCPFVRDCFVMKARRHAQDADVVVVNHALFMADLALREEGVTDLLPSVDLVVFDEAHQLPDVATRFLGSSVSLYQLTDLCRQIEAAGLAQARETVDWSQVARKLEQSARDLHLRTASLAAQGGRATFQALPEPELFDEALENVLETFDKVIKMLAMVAERHPDLAAAHKSALEIRARLFQWSQPDRQGRHAYLPESEKDEDQPDEFVRWVESGQHYLRLHSAPLSVAKIFSRYRGKEQSWVLTSATLSVHGDFNHFKRQLGLFDARTQAWASPFDYPNQALFYVPSTLPLPSHPNFNQAFVDALIPLIKAGQGGVLVLCTTLRSVERIADMLRDRFDREDIERNVLRQGERSRQVLLDEFRARGNAVLVGSASFWEGIDLPGDALTLVAIDKLPFAPPDDPVLEARIKECKDRGGNPFMEYQLPEAAIALKQGAGRLIRTERDWGVLMVGDTRIVEKPYGKLLWRGLPPFARTRDPARALAFLREQKAKRHSDEAGQVMVGDGLE